In Asanoa sp. WMMD1127, one genomic interval encodes:
- a CDS encoding adenylyl cyclase — MRTVRLLAAATTVVTLASVVAVPGSAAAHRGGPDFGPNVFVYDPSTPAAEIQAKFDELFAQQEKNEMGTNRYAVLFKPGHYDVNAKLGYYTTVSGLGRSPADVDITGAVRVIGQPNPDAHGGVSALTNFWRSAENFTVTPTDWSNQWAVSQASPMRRVHVKGILWLEPGNEGYSSGGFIANSKVDGITINGSQQQWMTRDSELGDAWTNGVWNQVFSGVTGAPPTGFPNPPYTTLPTSPVSREKPYLFVDDRGRYRVFVPALQRNTSGTTWADGQEAGSSISIDDFFIAKPTDSAARINLALALGKNLLLTPGVYHLDRPLRVLHRDTVVLGLGMPSLAPDTGQAALKIADVDGVKVAGVLVDAGARESDTLIEVGSRFSHRDHSRNPTSLQDVFIRIGGPWVGRARTSLVVNSDDTILENIWAWRGDHGNGIGWTQNTGDVGVVVNGDDVIAYGLFVEHYQKWQTIWNGERGRTIFYQSEMPYDPPSQAAWTSPTGPGWASYKVAPWVRTHEARGLGVYSYFNQGVDIRAARGIEVPERPGVRFHNMITVFLDGSGGIERTINDAGTPVVGSFGTSAVTEYPG, encoded by the coding sequence ATGAGAACCGTCCGTCTCCTCGCAGCCGCCACCACGGTGGTCACGCTGGCCAGCGTGGTCGCCGTGCCCGGCAGCGCGGCCGCGCACCGCGGTGGGCCCGACTTCGGCCCGAACGTCTTCGTCTACGACCCCAGCACGCCGGCCGCCGAGATCCAGGCGAAGTTCGACGAGCTGTTCGCACAGCAAGAGAAGAACGAGATGGGCACCAACCGGTACGCGGTGCTCTTCAAGCCCGGCCACTACGACGTCAACGCCAAGCTCGGCTACTACACCACCGTCTCCGGGCTCGGTCGCTCACCGGCCGATGTCGACATCACCGGGGCCGTCCGGGTGATCGGCCAGCCGAACCCGGACGCGCACGGTGGCGTCTCGGCGCTGACCAACTTCTGGCGCTCCGCCGAGAACTTCACGGTGACACCGACCGACTGGTCCAACCAGTGGGCGGTGTCGCAGGCGTCGCCGATGCGACGCGTCCACGTCAAGGGAATCCTCTGGCTCGAGCCGGGCAACGAGGGCTACTCCAGCGGCGGGTTCATCGCCAACTCCAAGGTGGACGGCATCACCATCAACGGGTCGCAGCAGCAGTGGATGACCCGCGACAGCGAGCTCGGCGACGCGTGGACCAACGGCGTGTGGAACCAGGTGTTCTCGGGCGTCACCGGGGCGCCGCCGACCGGCTTCCCGAACCCGCCCTACACGACGCTGCCGACCAGCCCGGTCAGCCGCGAGAAGCCCTATCTTTTCGTCGACGACCGCGGCCGCTACCGGGTGTTCGTGCCGGCGCTGCAGCGCAACACCTCGGGGACCACCTGGGCCGACGGCCAGGAGGCCGGTTCCTCGATCTCGATCGACGACTTCTTCATCGCCAAGCCGACCGACAGCGCGGCCCGGATCAACCTGGCGTTGGCGCTCGGCAAGAACCTGCTGCTGACGCCGGGCGTCTACCACCTGGACCGGCCGTTGCGGGTACTGCATCGCGACACGGTGGTGCTCGGGCTGGGCATGCCGAGCCTCGCGCCGGACACCGGTCAGGCGGCACTCAAGATCGCTGACGTCGACGGCGTCAAGGTGGCGGGCGTGCTGGTCGACGCCGGCGCGCGCGAGTCCGACACGCTGATCGAGGTCGGTTCCCGGTTCAGCCACCGTGACCACTCGCGCAACCCGACCTCGCTGCAGGACGTGTTCATCCGCATCGGCGGGCCCTGGGTCGGTCGGGCGCGCACGAGTCTCGTGGTCAACAGCGACGACACGATCCTCGAGAACATCTGGGCGTGGCGGGGTGACCACGGCAACGGCATCGGCTGGACACAGAACACCGGCGACGTGGGCGTCGTGGTCAACGGCGACGACGTCATCGCGTACGGCCTGTTCGTCGAGCACTACCAGAAGTGGCAGACCATCTGGAACGGCGAACGCGGGCGGACGATCTTCTACCAGAGCGAGATGCCGTACGACCCGCCGAGCCAGGCCGCGTGGACCAGCCCGACCGGGCCGGGCTGGGCGTCCTACAAGGTGGCGCCGTGGGTGCGCACCCACGAGGCGCGGGGCCTGGGCGTCTACTCGTACTTCAACCAGGGCGTCGACATCCGGGCGGCCCGCGGCATCGAGGTGCCAGAGCGGCCGGGGGTCCGCTTCCACAACATGATCACCGTCTTCCTCGACGGAAGCGGTGGCATCGAACGCACGATCAACGACGCGGGTACGCCGGTCGTCGGCTCGTTCGGCACGAGCGCGGTGACGGAGTACCCGGGCTGA
- a CDS encoding MFS transporter, with protein sequence MTQFVLVLDASIVNVALPSIGRELNFSQDSLSWVTNAYTLTFGGFLLLGGRISDLLGRRRMFMAGLGLFVVASLAGALAQGPAMLVIARAVQGLGAALVAPAALSLLMTIFPAGAERNRALGVWGAVAGAGGAAGSILGGVLTEWIGWEAVLWVNVPIGVAALLLAPRLLPAAREAIGASGFDVMGAVTVTGGLALGVYALVDGNNAGWASVQTIASAAVAIALLVAFVFIEARAKHPLVPLQIFRQKTLRSANLIALTVTGSVFPMFFVLTLFMQQVWGYSPIKAGFGQLPFAITLILFAGLTSRLVTRIGFKTPLLAGMVITAGSLVWLSLLTAQGSYWTELLGPSLLAGIGGALMFIPVTLAATAGARANESGLASGLINTTQQVGGSIGLAITVAVATAATTASLTSGNAPPVAATDGFQLALLAGAGLAALGAVFTAAFLPGLKKQPVPVDEEEESPAAVSV encoded by the coding sequence GTGACTCAGTTCGTCCTGGTCCTCGACGCCTCGATCGTCAACGTGGCGCTCCCGTCGATCGGCCGCGAGCTGAACTTCTCCCAGGACTCGCTGTCCTGGGTGACCAACGCCTACACCCTGACCTTCGGCGGCTTCCTGCTGCTCGGCGGACGGATCAGTGACCTGCTCGGCAGACGCCGGATGTTCATGGCCGGCCTCGGGCTGTTCGTCGTCGCCTCGCTGGCCGGCGCGCTGGCCCAGGGTCCGGCCATGCTGGTGATCGCCCGGGCGGTGCAGGGTCTCGGCGCCGCGCTGGTCGCACCGGCCGCCCTGTCGCTGCTGATGACGATCTTCCCCGCCGGCGCCGAACGCAACCGGGCGCTCGGTGTCTGGGGTGCGGTCGCCGGTGCCGGCGGTGCGGCCGGCTCGATTCTCGGCGGCGTGCTGACCGAGTGGATCGGCTGGGAGGCCGTCCTCTGGGTCAACGTGCCGATCGGCGTCGCCGCGCTGCTCCTCGCGCCGCGGCTGCTGCCGGCGGCCCGCGAGGCCATCGGCGCCAGCGGCTTCGACGTGATGGGTGCGGTCACCGTCACGGGCGGTCTCGCCCTGGGGGTCTACGCGCTGGTCGACGGCAACAACGCCGGCTGGGCCTCGGTCCAGACCATCGCCTCGGCCGCCGTGGCGATCGCCCTGCTGGTCGCGTTCGTGTTCATCGAGGCGCGGGCCAAGCACCCGCTGGTCCCGCTGCAGATCTTCCGCCAGAAGACGTTGCGGAGCGCCAACCTGATCGCCCTGACCGTGACCGGCTCGGTGTTCCCGATGTTCTTCGTGCTGACGCTGTTCATGCAGCAGGTCTGGGGCTACAGCCCGATCAAGGCCGGCTTCGGTCAGCTGCCGTTCGCGATCACGTTGATCCTGTTCGCCGGGCTCACGTCGCGGCTGGTCACCCGCATCGGGTTCAAGACGCCGCTGCTGGCCGGCATGGTGATCACGGCTGGCTCGCTGGTCTGGCTGTCGCTGCTGACGGCACAGGGCAGCTACTGGACCGAGCTGCTCGGCCCGTCGCTGCTGGCCGGCATCGGTGGCGCGCTGATGTTCATCCCGGTCACGCTGGCCGCCACGGCCGGCGCCCGGGCCAACGAGTCGGGCCTCGCGTCCGGCCTGATCAACACGACCCAGCAGGTGGGCGGCTCGATCGGCCTGGCGATCACGGTCGCCGTGGCCACCGCCGCCACGACGGCCTCGCTCACCAGCGGCAACGCGCCGCCGGTGGCCGCCACCGACGGCTTCCAGCTGGCCCTGCTGGCCGGCGCGGGCCTGGCGGCCTTGGGCGCGGTCTTCACCGCGGCCTTCCTGCCGGGTCTGAAGAAGCAGCCCGTCCCGGTCGACGAGGAAGAGGAAAGCCCCGCGGCCGTGTCGGTCTGA
- a CDS encoding helix-turn-helix domain-containing protein, whose translation MTTTAQPRRPGGKILNPELAGAPRPLRGDAARNRARVLDAARAAFTEDGADVQMEQIARRAGVGVGTLYRNFPTKQALIAELAQRWMDERVEIAEEALAMPDPAEAFGWFVRRTAEDMASDAGLCHMFSGGNCALPSLLVDRTEVLLSRARSVGAVRADLSVSDFQAILGGLSAAIARTEKWELFAEMLITGLRAPTPCP comes from the coding sequence ATGACCACCACAGCTCAGCCCCGCCGCCCGGGTGGGAAGATCCTCAACCCGGAGCTGGCAGGCGCCCCCCGACCGCTGCGCGGCGACGCGGCCCGCAACCGCGCCCGCGTCCTCGACGCCGCCCGAGCCGCCTTCACCGAAGACGGCGCCGACGTCCAGATGGAGCAGATCGCCCGCCGCGCCGGCGTTGGCGTCGGCACCCTCTACCGGAACTTCCCGACCAAGCAGGCGCTGATAGCCGAGCTCGCCCAGCGCTGGATGGACGAGCGGGTCGAGATCGCCGAAGAAGCACTGGCCATGCCGGATCCGGCCGAGGCCTTCGGCTGGTTCGTCCGCCGCACAGCCGAAGACATGGCCAGCGACGCGGGCCTGTGCCACATGTTCTCGGGCGGCAACTGCGCGCTGCCGAGCCTCCTGGTCGACCGCACCGAGGTCCTGCTGTCCCGCGCCCGCTCGGTCGGTGCGGTCCGCGCGGACCTGAGCGTCAGCGACTTCCAGGCCATCCTGGGCGGCCTGTCGGCCGCCATCGCCCGCACGGAGAAGTGGGAACTGTTCGCGGAGATGCTCATCACCGGCCTCCGCGCGCCCACCCCCTGCCCCTGA
- a CDS encoding low temperature requirement protein A has protein sequence MTEPPVETSVRVSTLELFFDLVVVFTIMQLTDSLADHLGWAALGETVLMLALIWWMYSGYAWLTNAMAPSSTYRRTLLLVGMAGFLIIALAIPGSFGAKGWAFGVGYLLVTLAHSVLFLHSAGASAVRAAVGFAPLNLVSAGLVLAGGLLPSSSRAIWWGAALVVQFVIPFLRRLGGVSLIAGHFVERHGLIMIIVIGESIVSIGLGFAGVSLDGASILLALLGLGVAYYFWWAYFAGDEERSTAALAGITDPVRRAWIAIWAFGHAHFPMVIGIVLFSAGIKEAIPAAFDPLAWSAAAALAAGAALFLVGHAVFLLILGIRHGVPHRLMAAVLILPTVFIGRIDATAQVLAILAIMSVGLIIEDLPELIRSRSTNLHTFGR, from the coding sequence GTGACGGAGCCCCCGGTCGAGACCAGCGTGCGGGTCTCGACCCTCGAGCTGTTCTTCGACCTCGTCGTCGTCTTCACCATCATGCAGCTCACGGACTCGCTGGCCGACCACCTGGGCTGGGCGGCGCTGGGCGAGACCGTGCTCATGCTCGCGCTCATCTGGTGGATGTACTCGGGCTACGCCTGGCTCACCAACGCGATGGCGCCGAGCAGCACCTACCGGCGTACGTTGCTCCTCGTCGGCATGGCCGGCTTCCTCATCATCGCGTTGGCGATCCCGGGCTCGTTCGGCGCCAAGGGCTGGGCGTTCGGCGTCGGCTATCTGCTGGTGACGCTGGCCCACAGCGTGCTGTTCCTGCATTCCGCGGGTGCGTCGGCGGTCCGCGCCGCGGTCGGCTTCGCGCCGCTCAACCTGGTCTCGGCCGGTCTGGTCCTAGCTGGCGGCCTGCTGCCCTCGTCCAGCCGCGCCATCTGGTGGGGCGCGGCGCTCGTGGTGCAGTTCGTGATCCCGTTCCTGCGCCGCCTGGGCGGTGTCTCCCTCATCGCCGGCCACTTCGTCGAGCGACACGGGCTCATCATGATCATTGTGATCGGCGAGTCCATCGTCTCGATCGGCCTGGGCTTCGCTGGAGTATCGCTGGACGGGGCGTCGATCCTGCTGGCGCTGCTGGGTCTGGGCGTCGCCTACTACTTCTGGTGGGCGTACTTCGCCGGCGACGAAGAGCGGTCCACCGCCGCCCTGGCCGGCATCACCGACCCGGTGCGCCGGGCCTGGATCGCGATCTGGGCCTTCGGCCACGCCCACTTCCCGATGGTCATCGGCATCGTGCTTTTCTCGGCGGGTATCAAGGAAGCGATCCCGGCGGCTTTCGACCCGCTGGCCTGGTCGGCCGCTGCGGCCCTCGCCGCCGGCGCGGCCCTGTTCCTGGTCGGCCACGCGGTCTTCCTGCTGATCCTGGGTATCCGCCACGGCGTGCCCCACCGCCTGATGGCGGCTGTCCTGATCCTGCCGACGGTTTTCATCGGCCGCATCGACGCGACGGCCCAGGTCTTGGCCATCCTGGCCATCATGTCGGTGGGCCTGATCATCGAAGACCTGCCGGAACTGATCCGCTCGCGCAGCACCAACCTGCACACCTTCGGCCGCTAA
- a CDS encoding response regulator transcription factor, with the protein MSDEPVRVLIVDDDPLVRAGLSMILGGTPALAVVGEAADGSEVASAVAQLRPHVVLMDIRMPKMDGLTATERLRRAADAPEVLVLTTFEADEYVLRALRAGASGFLLKDTPPAEIVQAVRRVAAGEPILSPRVTRRLIAHVADDGADARRTRSRDLLARLSERELEVAVAVGRGKSNAEIGAELFMSVATVKAHMTRMLTKLDLNNRVQVALLAQDAGLT; encoded by the coding sequence ATGAGCGACGAACCCGTCCGTGTCCTGATCGTCGACGACGACCCCCTTGTCCGGGCCGGGCTGTCGATGATCCTCGGTGGCACGCCGGCGCTCGCCGTGGTCGGCGAGGCGGCCGACGGCAGTGAGGTGGCGTCCGCGGTCGCCCAGCTGCGGCCGCACGTGGTGCTGATGGACATCCGCATGCCGAAGATGGACGGGCTGACCGCGACCGAGCGGCTGCGCCGGGCCGCGGACGCGCCCGAGGTCCTGGTGCTGACGACCTTCGAAGCCGACGAGTACGTGCTGCGCGCGCTGCGGGCCGGCGCCAGCGGCTTCCTGCTCAAGGACACCCCGCCGGCCGAGATCGTGCAGGCGGTGCGCCGGGTGGCCGCGGGCGAACCCATCCTCTCGCCACGGGTGACCCGTCGCCTGATCGCCCACGTCGCCGACGACGGCGCCGATGCCCGCCGCACCCGGTCCCGGGATCTGCTGGCCCGGCTCAGCGAACGTGAGCTCGAGGTCGCGGTCGCCGTCGGCCGGGGCAAGTCCAACGCGGAGATCGGCGCGGAGCTGTTCATGAGCGTGGCGACGGTCAAGGCGCACATGACCCGGATGCTGACCAAACTGGACCTCAACAACCGCGTACAGGTGGCGCTCCTGGCGCAGGATGCCGGCCTGACCTAG
- a CDS encoding histidine kinase: MSVATRDGPDIPSLLPGGLLRTVDAERPVRRSTRDWVVDWIIFVLAVGFVILFAFSVWNDDSLALWARWLDIGLGAISPGLLWFRRRWPVAIALIMVPIGGVSLTSAVAGMIALFTVAVHRRFGVSGTVAALNVAVAPIFLAWRPDPNLPYWLVTAFSVVATLAVFAWGMFVRARRQLVVSLHDRAVRAESEQQLRVAQAQHLERARIAREMHDVLAHRISLLSLHAGALEIRPDLPADEVAKAAAVIRGSAHQALQDLREVIGVLREEDGEPIRPQPTLADVSALIEESRGAGMKVRVDCRIADLDAVPAAVGRNAYRIVQEGLTNARKHAAGVLVDVLFEGNAGDGLTVAVRNPAPVGGLAMIPGAGTGIVGLIERTGLAGGRLTHGRTDTGDFELRAWLPWPA; encoded by the coding sequence ATGAGTGTGGCAACCCGTGACGGCCCGGACATTCCGTCCCTGCTGCCGGGCGGGCTGCTGCGCACCGTCGACGCCGAACGGCCGGTCCGGCGCTCGACCCGCGACTGGGTCGTCGACTGGATCATTTTCGTCCTGGCTGTGGGCTTCGTCATCCTCTTCGCGTTCAGCGTCTGGAACGACGACAGCCTGGCCCTTTGGGCCCGCTGGCTCGACATCGGCCTGGGCGCGATCTCGCCCGGGCTGCTCTGGTTCCGCCGGCGCTGGCCGGTCGCGATCGCGCTGATCATGGTGCCGATCGGCGGGGTGTCGCTGACCTCGGCCGTCGCCGGCATGATCGCGTTGTTCACGGTGGCCGTGCACCGCCGGTTCGGCGTCTCGGGCACGGTCGCGGCGCTCAACGTCGCCGTCGCCCCGATCTTCCTGGCCTGGCGTCCCGATCCCAACCTGCCCTACTGGTTGGTGACCGCCTTCTCCGTGGTGGCGACGCTGGCCGTTTTCGCCTGGGGCATGTTCGTGCGGGCCCGGCGCCAACTCGTGGTCTCCCTGCACGACCGGGCCGTGCGCGCCGAGTCGGAGCAGCAGTTGCGCGTGGCCCAGGCCCAGCACCTCGAACGCGCCCGGATCGCCCGCGAGATGCACGACGTCCTGGCCCACCGGATCTCGCTGCTCAGCCTGCACGCCGGCGCGCTGGAGATCCGCCCGGACCTGCCCGCGGACGAGGTCGCCAAGGCCGCTGCCGTGATCCGCGGCAGCGCGCACCAGGCGCTGCAGGACCTGCGCGAGGTGATCGGCGTGCTGCGCGAGGAAGACGGTGAGCCGATCCGACCGCAGCCGACCCTGGCCGACGTGTCGGCGCTGATCGAGGAATCGCGCGGCGCCGGCATGAAGGTACGCGTCGACTGCCGCATCGCCGACCTCGACGCCGTGCCGGCCGCGGTGGGGCGCAACGCGTACCGCATCGTGCAGGAGGGTTTGACCAATGCCCGCAAGCACGCGGCGGGCGTGCTGGTCGACGTGCTGTTCGAGGGCAACGCCGGTGACGGGCTCACGGTCGCGGTGCGCAACCCGGCGCCCGTCGGCGGGCTGGCGATGATCCCGGGTGCCGGCACGGGCATCGTCGGGCTGATCGAGCGCACGGGGTTGGCCGGCGGCCGGCTCACCCACGGTCGCACGGACACAGGCGACTTCGAGCTGCGCGCCTGGCTACCGTGGCCCGCATGA
- a CDS encoding ATP-binding cassette domain-containing protein, whose product MISVTSLTKRYGAHTAVNDVSFECAPGTVTGFLGPNGAGKSTTMRMITGLTPPSAGQSTVAGRPYRDLPNPAREVGVLLDASAQHPGRTGREVLTLSARTQGMGKTKVDELLQLVGLAGPAAGRRVRGYSLGMRQRLGIAHAFLGDPRVLILDEPANGLDPEGIFWMRGLLRDFADRGGTVLLSSHLLREVEAVADRLVVIGGGRIVANGSKEELLAAGGVRVRALDPGTLQKALERSGLAVTAGADGALIVQGEAEQVGQVAAAISAVLLELRPVDTGGLEELFLTLTAAEAKETAR is encoded by the coding sequence ATGATCAGTGTGACCAGCTTGACCAAGCGGTACGGGGCGCACACGGCCGTCAACGACGTCTCGTTCGAGTGCGCCCCCGGCACCGTGACCGGCTTCCTCGGCCCCAACGGCGCCGGCAAGTCGACCACGATGCGGATGATCACCGGGCTCACCCCGCCCAGCGCGGGCCAGTCGACGGTGGCGGGGCGGCCCTACCGGGACCTGCCCAACCCGGCCCGCGAGGTCGGAGTCCTGCTGGACGCCTCGGCACAGCACCCCGGCCGGACGGGGCGGGAGGTGCTGACGTTGTCCGCGCGTACCCAAGGGATGGGTAAGACCAAGGTCGACGAGCTCCTCCAGCTGGTGGGGCTGGCGGGTCCGGCGGCCGGGCGACGGGTGCGGGGCTATTCGCTCGGCATGCGGCAGCGGCTCGGCATCGCCCACGCTTTCCTCGGCGACCCGCGGGTGCTGATCCTCGACGAGCCGGCCAACGGGCTCGACCCCGAGGGCATCTTCTGGATGCGCGGCCTGCTGCGGGACTTCGCCGACCGGGGCGGCACCGTGCTGCTCTCCTCGCACCTGCTGCGCGAGGTCGAGGCGGTCGCGGATCGACTGGTGGTCATCGGGGGCGGTCGAATCGTGGCCAACGGCAGCAAGGAGGAGCTGCTCGCGGCCGGTGGCGTGCGGGTGCGCGCGCTGGACCCGGGCACGCTCCAGAAGGCCCTGGAGCGCAGCGGCCTCGCGGTCACCGCTGGCGCCGACGGCGCGCTCATCGTGCAGGGCGAGGCGGAGCAGGTCGGCCAGGTCGCGGCCGCGATCTCCGCCGTGCTGCTCGAGCTGCGCCCGGTCGACACCGGCGGCCTCGAAGAACTGTTCCTGACCCTGACCGCCGCCGAGGCCAAGGAGACCGCGCGATGA
- a CDS encoding ABC transporter permease produces MTATMTETRTPMAAPRTFPRPGLIRLTGIELRKMADTRAGFWLMIATALISVAIVVIQLFAADPPDQTFKNMFQSTLFPVGVLLPVLGILSVTSEWTQRTALTTFALTPRRERVALAKVFASVVLGVVALLPSLGFAAIGNAVAGGMDSAAGSWSFSGLLLAYALLFNVMNVLFGLAFGMLFMNSAVAIVLYFIVPTVWSVLTGMIESLRGTAEWLDLSVTSTPLFDDAALSGGEWARLAASVGLWIVLPGVLGLMRLLKREVS; encoded by the coding sequence ATGACCGCGACCATGACGGAGACGCGTACGCCGATGGCGGCGCCCCGGACCTTCCCCCGACCCGGGCTGATCCGGCTCACCGGCATCGAGCTGCGCAAGATGGCCGACACCCGGGCCGGCTTCTGGCTGATGATCGCGACCGCCTTGATCTCCGTGGCGATCGTCGTCATCCAGCTGTTCGCGGCCGACCCGCCGGACCAGACGTTCAAGAACATGTTCCAGTCGACGCTGTTCCCGGTCGGCGTGCTGCTGCCGGTCCTCGGCATCCTGTCGGTGACCAGCGAGTGGACCCAGCGGACGGCGCTGACCACGTTCGCGCTCACCCCGCGGCGCGAGCGGGTCGCGCTGGCCAAGGTGTTCGCCTCGGTGGTCCTCGGCGTCGTGGCGCTGCTGCCGAGCCTCGGCTTCGCCGCGATCGGCAACGCGGTCGCGGGCGGCATGGACAGCGCGGCCGGGAGCTGGTCGTTCAGTGGACTGCTGCTGGCGTACGCCCTGCTGTTCAACGTCATGAACGTGCTCTTCGGCCTGGCGTTCGGCATGCTGTTCATGAACTCGGCCGTGGCGATCGTGCTGTATTTCATCGTCCCGACCGTCTGGTCCGTGCTGACCGGCATGATCGAGAGCCTGCGGGGCACCGCCGAGTGGCTGGACCTGTCGGTGACCTCCACGCCCCTGTTCGACGACGCCGCCCTCAGCGGCGGCGAGTGGGCGCGGCTGGCCGCGTCGGTCGGGCTCTGGATCGTGCTGCCCGGCGTGCTGGGACTGATGCGCCTGCTGAAGCGCGAAGTGAGCTGA
- a CDS encoding YchJ family protein, translating to MLCPCGSGLSYASCCGPLHAGADRAETAERLMRSRYSAFAVGDADYLLRTWHSRTRPESLDLDPAQRWVRLEILDTVKGGAADQTGVVEFRAVFRHAGRTDELHERSRFVREDGSWVYASSLQPR from the coding sequence GTGCTGTGTCCGTGCGGGTCGGGGCTCTCCTACGCGTCGTGTTGCGGCCCGCTCCACGCCGGCGCCGACCGGGCGGAGACGGCCGAGCGGTTGATGCGGTCCCGCTACAGCGCCTTCGCGGTCGGGGACGCCGACTATCTGCTCCGCACCTGGCACAGCCGGACCCGGCCGGAGTCACTCGACCTGGACCCGGCCCAACGCTGGGTGCGGTTGGAGATCCTCGACACGGTCAAGGGCGGCGCGGCGGACCAGACCGGTGTCGTCGAGTTCCGCGCCGTCTTCCGGCACGCGGGTCGGACGGACGAGTTGCACGAACGCAGCCGCTTCGTACGCGAAGACGGCTCCTGGGTCTATGCAAGCTCGCTGCAACCGCGATAG
- a CDS encoding FAD-dependent monooxygenase — protein sequence MTDPRVLIVGGGIAGLGAAHALRAKGIRADVFERNPRPEAGGTGIYLPANAVRALTTLGFGAEIRAAGHEIRQIRMLDHRGRPLIELPIDAVWGGIAPSVAVEHAELRRILRGGIDVLTKSFVSDDAAPYDLVVGADGIRSAVREWVFPDAAAPRPVGEVAWRFVTDGYPVEHLWCTWQGHGRTFLAVSLGAGRVYCYADLTTAAAAPSADWRTLFAEFPEPVQALLAGATDVHHGTIEEVFLDEVHRGKTVLIGDAAHAYSPNMAQGAALALEDALVLAGTVDDLDGYARRRVARARWVRGQTRRRDRARHLPPLLRDTVLRTIGPRLFKAAFRPLLDPP from the coding sequence ATGACGGATCCACGGGTGTTGATCGTCGGAGGCGGCATCGCCGGGCTCGGTGCGGCGCACGCGTTGCGGGCCAAGGGGATCCGGGCCGACGTGTTCGAGCGCAACCCGCGGCCCGAGGCCGGTGGCACCGGCATCTATCTGCCGGCCAACGCGGTGCGGGCGCTGACCACGCTGGGCTTCGGTGCTGAGATCCGGGCCGCCGGACACGAGATCCGGCAGATCCGGATGCTCGACCACCGCGGCCGGCCACTGATCGAGTTGCCGATCGACGCGGTGTGGGGCGGCATCGCGCCGAGTGTCGCGGTGGAGCATGCCGAACTGCGGCGGATCCTGCGCGGCGGGATCGACGTGCTCACCAAGTCGTTCGTGTCTGACGACGCGGCGCCCTACGACCTGGTCGTCGGCGCCGACGGGATCCGGTCGGCGGTGCGCGAGTGGGTCTTCCCGGACGCCGCGGCCCCGCGGCCGGTCGGCGAGGTGGCGTGGCGGTTCGTCACCGACGGCTACCCCGTCGAGCATCTGTGGTGCACGTGGCAGGGGCACGGCCGCACGTTCCTGGCCGTCTCGCTCGGCGCCGGGCGGGTCTACTGCTACGCCGACCTCACCACCGCCGCGGCCGCTCCGTCCGCGGACTGGCGCACGCTCTTCGCCGAGTTCCCCGAGCCGGTCCAGGCGCTGCTGGCCGGGGCCACCGACGTGCACCACGGCACCATCGAGGAGGTCTTCCTCGACGAGGTGCACCGCGGCAAGACCGTGCTGATCGGGGACGCCGCGCACGCGTACTCGCCGAACATGGCGCAGGGCGCCGCCCTCGCCCTCGAGGACGCCCTTGTGCTCGCCGGGACGGTCGACGACCTCGACGGGTACGCCCGGCGGCGGGTTGCCCGGGCCCGCTGGGTCCGCGGCCAGACCCGCCGCCGCGACCGGGCCCGCCACCTGCCCCCGCTCCTGCGCGACACGGTTCTCCGCACGATCGGTCCGCGCCTGTTCAAGGCCGCCTTCCGCCCGCTGCTCGACCCGCCCTGA